The following coding sequences lie in one Sinorhizobium fredii USDA 257 genomic window:
- a CDS encoding GNAT family N-acetyltransferase, whose translation MSDIRIRVLTEKETRVALPALAEVLADCVEGGASVGFMQPFGPQDAVPFWEGIAAAVGRAETVLIVAEVDGRAVGTVQLGVSTMPNQPHRADIKKLLVHRDARGLGLARRLMEKAEAEARKRGRRVLVLDTATGEPAEAIYERFGWLRAGVVPDYALMPDGRYCATTFLYKHLSA comes from the coding sequence ATGAGCGATATCCGCATCCGCGTGCTTACCGAAAAAGAAACCCGGGTCGCGCTGCCGGCGCTTGCGGAGGTCCTCGCCGACTGCGTCGAAGGCGGCGCCTCGGTCGGCTTCATGCAGCCCTTCGGACCGCAAGACGCCGTGCCGTTCTGGGAGGGAATCGCTGCTGCCGTCGGCCGTGCGGAGACCGTGCTCATCGTCGCCGAGGTCGATGGACGGGCGGTCGGGACGGTGCAGCTCGGTGTGTCGACGATGCCGAACCAGCCGCATCGCGCCGATATCAAGAAGCTACTGGTGCACCGGGACGCGCGCGGCCTGGGTCTCGCCCGCCGGCTGATGGAAAAGGCAGAAGCCGAGGCGCGGAAGCGTGGTCGGAGAGTTCTGGTGCTCGACACCGCGACCGGCGAGCCGGCAGAGGCGATCTACGAGCGCTTCGGCTGGCTGCGCGCCGGCGTCGTTCCCGACTACGCGCTGATGCCAGACGGACGCTATTGCGCGACCACTTTCCTCTACAAGCATCTATCGGCTTAG
- a CDS encoding histone deacetylase family protein — translation MRVYYSEDHKLRDAKTELHGGELVPPFEAPFRAEWILAAVKEAGFADIVAPERHGMETALKLHSADYLAFIETAWQRWVADGYRGEAIPACFPARRMRQHPPKDIDGALGYYAFAAETAITEGTFAAARAAMDCAISAADRVAAGNRAAFALCRPPGHHAAIDLFGGYSFINNAACAAQRLRDRGATKVAVLDVDFHHGNGTQDIFYERGDVFFASLHGDPVDAFPHFLGFADEEGSGEGLGSTKNYPLPRGTTFETWVAAMDDALARIAGFGAEALVLSLGVDTFERDPISFFKLKSEDFLRMGERLRMTGLSVVVCMEGGYGVPEIGLNVANVLKGIAG, via the coding sequence ATGCGCGTCTACTACTCCGAAGACCATAAGCTCAGAGACGCCAAGACCGAACTCCATGGCGGCGAGCTCGTGCCGCCCTTCGAGGCGCCGTTCCGGGCCGAGTGGATCCTTGCAGCGGTCAAGGAAGCAGGCTTCGCCGACATCGTCGCGCCCGAACGGCATGGTATGGAGACGGCGCTGAAGCTGCATTCGGCCGATTATCTCGCATTCATCGAGACCGCCTGGCAGCGCTGGGTGGCCGACGGCTATCGTGGCGAGGCGATCCCCGCCTGCTTTCCGGCCCGCCGCATGCGCCAGCATCCCCCGAAGGATATCGACGGGGCGCTCGGCTACTATGCCTTCGCCGCCGAGACGGCGATCACCGAGGGCACCTTTGCCGCCGCGCGCGCCGCAATGGATTGCGCCATTTCGGCGGCCGATCGTGTCGCTGCCGGCAACCGCGCCGCCTTCGCGCTCTGCCGGCCGCCCGGCCATCATGCGGCGATCGATCTCTTCGGCGGCTACTCCTTCATCAACAACGCCGCCTGCGCCGCCCAGCGCCTGCGCGACCGCGGCGCCACAAAAGTCGCCGTCCTCGACGTCGATTTCCATCACGGCAACGGCACGCAGGATATTTTCTACGAGCGCGGTGACGTTTTCTTCGCCTCGCTGCACGGTGATCCCGTCGATGCGTTTCCGCATTTCCTCGGTTTTGCCGACGAGGAGGGGTCAGGAGAGGGGCTCGGTTCGACGAAGAACTATCCGCTGCCGCGCGGCACCACCTTCGAGACATGGGTAGCGGCGATGGACGACGCCCTCGCACGCATCGCCGGTTTCGGCGCGGAAGCCCTCGTCCTGTCGCTCGGGGTCGATACGTTCGAGCGCGATCCGATCAGCTTCTTCAAGCTGAAATCGGAGGATTTTTTGCGCATGGGCGAACGCTTACGAATGACGGGCCTGTCCGTCGTCGTCTGCATGGAAGGCGGCTATGGTGTGCCGGAGATCGGCCTCAACGTCGCGAATGTGCTGAAGGGGATCGCCGGCTGA